The genomic interval CCGCGGCGAGGCGGTTGCCCTCGACGCCGGTGCACACGCCGTGTCGATCAACGGCGCCCCGGTCGCGGTCGCGGCTGCCGCATCCGATGCCCTCGTCCTGCTCGGGTGCCTTCGGAACGCGGGAGCGGTCGCGGCGGCGATCCTCGCGGAGCAGGAGCGGCGGGCCAGGCGGACGAGCATCGCCGTCGTGGCGGCGGGGGAGCGGTCGGCCGATGGCGCGGTGCGAGCCGCCGTCGAAGATCAGCTTGGCGCAGGCGCCGTCATCGATGCGCTCGGCGCTCTCGGCATCGACCACACGTCGCCCGAGGCTGCGATGGCGGGCGAGGGCTTCCACGGACTCCGCCGCGCAGTGCGCCACCTGCTCACCGCGAGCGGGTCGGGTCGTGAGCTCATCGAGCGGGGTCTTCGCGACGAGGTGCTGAATGCCGCGGAGATCGACGCCTCGATCGCCGTGCCGGTGCTGCGGGACGGGGTCTTCCGCGCGCTCTGATGTCGCGCGCGGGGTGGGTGTCCTCGGACGCGGCTAGCGCGGTGGGCGCCCTTGGAAACCGCTAGCGCGGAGTCATGGCGGCCAGCCGCGTCGCGGGTGTGATGTCACGCCGTCGCCACGAGAACACGAACCGCTCATCGAAACGGGGAGCGCATTTCGCGCATGACGTCGGCCGGGTCACGCGCCGATGCCGGTACGCGACGTGTCCCGCGGGACACGTCCCGATCCACGGGGCGAGCTCGGTGGCCGTCTCGCCGCGATGCGTCGTTCCGCCGACATAGCCCAGCTCGCGTGCCACGGCCTTCCAGCGCGCTCCGTGGCCCGCAGCCGGACCGGCAAGGGCATGCGCGACCTCGTGCAGCAGGGTCTGGTGATTCGTGTCGTCGTCGTATCGCGCCGTGAGGTACCGCGAGACGCTGATCCGCTTGCGCGTGTAGTCGCAGAGGCCCGCGCGGCGCTTCGCGTTGTCGAACCCGAACGACCACGAGTCGTCGAGGTGAGTGGTGATGAGCGCCTCCGCCCAATGGCGCACGCGATGCAATTCGGTCATGAAGGGAAGTTAGAACGTACCTACGACAGTCAGCTGGCGACGGATGCCGCACGGCGCCGATCGACGGCGTCGATCGCGAGCAGCGTCGGTTCGAGCTGTTCGTCCGGTGTCCCGGATTCCTGGCGCAGGAAGAGGGCGCGCTTGAAGTCACGGCGGGCGTCGTCGAAGTCTCCGGCGTCGAAGTGCACCTTGCCACGGTGCTGGTAGGCGAACGCCGCGATTCCCGCCCACTCCTGGCCCTCGGCCTCGTCGGCGCACATCGTCAGCTCCTGCTCGGCCGCAGCGAACGCGCCGCGAACCTGCTGCACCGACGCATGCAGGATGCGCGCCCGGAGGAGGTCCTTCCGGGTGCCGGCCATGCGCGCGAGCCGGACCGACTGCTCCGAGAGCACGAGCGCGTCGTCGGGTCGGCCCAGCACCTTCAAGAGCCACACGCGCTCGAGCAGTGCGGGAAGACTGCGCTGCTCGCCGATCTCATCGAGGCGCTCCTTGCACTGTCGGGGATCGACCTTCTCCCGCAACGTCTCGGGGTCGTACCCGCGTATGTAGCTCATCAAGGACTCCCTTCGGCGCCGCCCGTCGGATCGCCTTTCAAGTGTGCATCGGGCGCGTCGTCGTCGAGGCGGGGCACGCCGGGTTATCGACTGCCCGTGTCGGGAATGCACGCGATATCGCGAACCTGTCTGCGTGCGCGCGTGGCTGTGCCGCGAGCGCGTGTGTCCCTCAGCGTGTCGAAGGGCGTGCGGGTCAGCGGTCGAAGACGGATGCCGCGGGCTTGGGCGACGGGGTGGCATCCGCATCCGTCGCGATCCGGGCGCTGCGGGCGAACTCGTCGATCTCGGCGCCCTGGGCGACTTTGGCCGGATGCGGCCCCGCCGCCATCAGCCGCGGCAGCCATGCGGTGGGGAGCGGTGAGGGGGACGCCGCGATCACGAGGTTGCCGAACCGCCGCCCCTTGAGCGTCTGCACCTCGGCGAGCACGATGACGTGCTCGAGCACAGCGCGCACCGTGGCGACCTGGCGACGCGCGAACGCGAGGCCCGCGCCGTCGGCGACATTGACCAGGATCACGCCCTCCGGGGCGAGGAGGCGCGCCGCCGCGGTGTAGAACTCCACCGTGGTCAGGTGCGCCGGAGTCTGCGCCCCCGAGTACACGTCCGACACGAGCAGATCCACGTTGCCGACGAGCCCGCCGGGCAGCCGGCCGAGCCCCTCGCGCGCATCGCCGATCCGCACGCGGAGGGATCCGCCGCGAGGGAGCGGCAGCCGCTCGCGGACGAGGTCCACGAGCGCGGGCTCGAGCTCGATCACCTGCTGGCGCGACCCAGGGCGGGTCGCCTCGACGTAGCGAGGGATCGTGAGAGCGCCGGCACCCAGGTGCACCGCGGTCAGCGGCTGCCCCGGCATCCGCAGCTGGTCGATCACCGCACCCATGCGCGCGACGTATTCGAAGTGCAGGTGGGTGGGATCGTCGAGGTCGACGTGGGACTGCGGCGTGCCGTCGACGACGAGCTCCCACCCGCCGCCGAAGGCCGAGGGCGTCACCTGGGCGAAGGTTCCGTCGGACAGCCGCACCGACGGCGAGGGCTCGTCGTTGCGCGCTCGGGCCATGCCTCAACCGTATCGCCCGACTTCCCCGCCCACCCCACCGCGGTTACGGACGCGACACGCCGAGCCCGCTCGGGGCCACACGGCGTGTCGCGTCCGTAACCGGTGGGATGGGGTGAGTGGGCGGGACGAGGCGGCCGGGCTAGCGTGGGGGCATGGTCGCCATCGATCTCAACGCCGACCTCGGCGAGACGGTCGACGGCGTGCCCACCGCCGACGACGAGGCGATGTTCGCGGTCATCTCCAGCGCCAGCATCGCCTGCGGGGGCCACGCCGGGGATGCCGCTTCGATGCGCGAGGCCGTCGCCCGCGCCGCCCGGTTCGGGGTGGCGGTGGGGGCGCATCCGTCGTTCCCGGATGCAGCGAACTTCGGGCGTCGGGAATGGACCGGGGACTCCAGCGAATTGCGACGGAGCCTCGAAGCGCAGCTGCGCGCCCTCGCCGACGCGGGCGCCGACATCCGGTACGTCAAGCCGCACGGTGCGCTCTACCACGTCGTCCGTCGCGATGCCGACACCGCCCGCGTCGTCGTGGCGGCGATCGCCGAGGTGATTGTGCGTCCGGTTCCCGTGCTCGGTCTCGAGGGCGCCATCACGTCCGCCGCCGCCACTGCCGGGCTGCCGTTCGTGCGTGAGGCGTTCCTCGATCGCGGGTACCTCGCCGACGGATCCCTCGTGCCCCGGGGCGATCCGGGTGCCCTCCTCCACGATCCGGCCGTGGTCGCGGCTCGCGCCGTGCGCCTCGCCCGCGACGGAGTGGTCGAAGCGGTCGACGGGTCGCTCGTCGATGCGGATGCGGCCTCGCTGTGCCTGCACGGAGACTCGGCCGCCGCGGTGGCCATGGCTCGCGCCGTCCGTGCGGCCCTGGACGCCGCGGCGATCGAGGTGCGCCCGCCGTGGTGAGGGCGCGCGTGCTGCCGATGGGCGACAGTGCGATCCTCGTCGAGGTCGACTCGCTCGACCACGTGCTGGCGCTGCACGCGCAGCTCGGCGCCTCGCTGCGGAACGGCGTGGTCGACATCGTGCCCGCCGCGCGCACGGTGCTGGTGCGCATCGACCCTCGGGAGCTGTCGCTCGCGGACGCCCGGGCCTGGGTGCAGACCGCGGCCGCTCAGGCGTCACCCGAAGCGCGTGTGGCTTCGGATGAGGTCGTGCTCGACATCGCGTACGACGGTCCTGATCTGGCCGAGACGGCGGACATGCTCGGCCTGTCGGCGGCGGAAGTGGCCGATCGGCACGCGAGCGCCCGCTGGACGGTGGCCTTCACCGGCTTCGCGCCCGGATTCGCGTATCTCGTGAGCCCCGACTGGCCGTTCGATGTGCCGCGGCTCGCATCGCCGCGCACACGGGTGCCGCCGGGTGCCGTCGGTCTCGCGGCGGGCTTCACCGGCGCCTACCCGCGCGAGACACCCGGCGGGTGGCGGCTGATCGGGACGACCCGGGCACGGCTTTTCGACCCGGATGCCGCATCCCCGGCGCTGCTGGTCCCCGGGGCGAGCGTGCGCTTCCGGCGCGTGCCCGACCCCATTCGTGCACCCGCCGACCCGATGGAGCCAGGGCCGGGGCCGGAGCCGGAGCCGCGCCGGCAGCCGAAGCCGCAGCCGGCGACCGAGCCGCAGCCGGCGCTCGGGCCGGACCCGTCAGGTGTCCGCATCGTCGAGCCCGGGCTGCTCGCGACGCTGCAGGATCTCGGCCGGCCGGGCGCGGCATCCCTCGGTGTCTCATCCTCGGGGGCGCTGGATCGCTCCGCCCTGCGCACCGCCAACCGCCTGCTCGGCAACCGCGAGGGAGCCGCGGCGATCGAGGTGACGATGGGCGGCCTCCGCGCGATCCCGGCGACGGACCAGTGGTTCGCGGTGACCGGCGCGTGGGGGAGGATCCTGCTGGCAGGCCGAGAGGTCGACCCGTACGAGGCCCACCGATGGGGAGCCGGAGAGGAGCTCCACGTCGACTGGGTCTCGCATGGCGCCCGCGTCTACCTCGCCGTTCGCGGCGGATTCGACGGCCGCGTGGTGCTGGGCTCGCGAGCGACCGATCGACTCGCCGGACTCGGACCCGTCGCGCTCACCGCGGGCGATGTCCTTCCCATCGCGGGTGACGCCGTCGCACCGATACCGGTCGCCGGCATCGCACCGTGGGGGGCGCCGCACGACGACGAGCTCGAGGTCGATCTCGCTCCCGGTCCGAGAGGCGACTGGTTCACGGCCTCCGCGCACCGGACGCTGTTCGAGACGCTGTGGACGGTCTCGAACGACGCCGACCGCATCGGCGTGCGACTGGACGGCCCGGCGCTGGAGCGGATGGCCCCGGGCGAACTGCCGAGCGAGGGCATGGTGCCGGGGGCGATCCAGGTGCCGCCGACCGGAAGGCCTACGATCCTGCTCGCCGACGGACCGGTGACGGGCGGCTACCCCGTCATCGCCGTGGTGACGGATGCCGCGCTCGACCTGCTCGCCCAGGCCCGGCCGGGCACCCGCATCCGGTTCCGGCACGCGCGCTGAGCGGATGTCGCTCCCCCACCCCCGGGTCGATCGCGGTTCAGCCGTGGCTGACGGCCACGTGCGCGAAGGCGAACTCGGCCGCCTCGGCCGCCGACATCTCGCGACCGCGTTCCGTCGCGCGGCGGACGTCGTCGATGTTCGCGGCCGTCGTCGCGGCGTCCAGAAACCGGGTGTGATAGACGAACTGCGGGGCGTCGTACATCGTGATCCGCTGCCTGGTCGTCTCCGCCGCCCCGGCGAGCGTGGCGGCGACCTCCGCGTCTCCTCGTGACGCGGCGACGGCGCACAGCCCCTCGATGGCGTACGCGATGCCCTCTTCGTGATCGAGGCTGAGAGACACGCGCATCGCCTCGGAGAATCCTCGGGCGGCGGTCTCCATGTCTCCGGAGAGCAGGCGCACGCGCGCCAGGTGGTGCCGCGCGACGGTCTGCGTGAACGGATCGCCACCCGCCTCGGCCGCCGCGAGAGCCGCGCCGAACTGCCGGTTCGCCTCATCCGTCTGCGAACGCGACCACGCGACGCGACCGAGCGCGATGTGCGCGAGCGTCTCGCCCCAGCGCAGCCCCTCGCGGTGGAAGCTCTCCGCACTCTTCTCGAGCAGCGGGAGAGTGTCGTCGTCGGGCTGTCCGAGCGTCACCTGCGCGAGTCCACGCGTCGCCTGAGCCATGGTCACGCCGAGGTCGTCGCCGCTCGCCGCGAACAGGTCTGCCGTCTCGTCGAAGGCGGCGATCACCTGTGCGCCTTCGTTCGTGGTCCACATCTCGGACCACAGGTGATAGAACTCTGCGACGGCTCGTGCGTGGTCGGACGCGTCGGGCACGCGCTCCATGAGTTCGTCCATCCAGCGGCGCACCTCGTAGAAGAGCCCCCGTAACCACCAGTAGAGGTACAGGCGCCAGGCGATGTCGGTCGCGAGATCCGCGTTTCCGATGTCGGCGAGATGGCGCACCGCGGTGCGGAGGTTGCCGCGCTCGAGGTCGAGTCGGCCGGCGGCCTCGCGTTGCGACGGACCGCCGAGTTCAGGGGCGACGCGTCGGGTCAGCGCGTCGATGTATGCGGCGTGAGCGTCTCGCATGACGCGTTCCTCGCCGAGCTCGCCCAACTGCTCGACGGCGTACTCCCGCACGGTCGCGAGCATGCCGAAGACCGGCTCGCCGCTCACGTCGGACTGCGACACGAGCGAACCGTCGACCAGTGCCTCGAGGCCCTCGATCATCCGCGGTTCCCACGGACGTCCGGCGCCGATCGACTCGAGCGCCTCGAAAGTGAAGCCCGCCGAGAAGACGCCGAGATCCCACAGCAGTCGCCGCTCGTCTTCGGCGAGGAGTCCCGTGGACCACTCGATCGTCGCGCGGAGCGTTCGCTGCCGCTGCGGGACGTCGCGGCTCGAATCGACGAGCAGGCGCAGTCGGGTGTCGAGCCGCTGGAGCACCGCGGCCGGGGTCAGCAGGCGCATCCGCGCCGCCGCGAGCTCGATCGCGAGCGGCAGGCCGTCCAGCGCTTGGCAGATCGCGACGACGGCAGGTGTGTTGAGCTGGGTGAGCGAGAAGTCCGGCTTCACCGCGCGGGCTCGTTCGACGAACAGCTCCACGGCCGGCGAGCCGGCGGCCCTCGTGACCGAGTCGGGGGCGGCGGAGTCCATCGCCGAGAGCGGCGGCACCTCGTACACGCGCTCGCCGCGGATCCGCAGCACGATCCGACTCGTGACGAGGAAGACGGCATCGGGAGCAAGGTCGTAGAGCCGGACGATCTCGGGTGCGGCATCCACCAACTGCTCGAAGTTGTCGAGGATGATGAGCACGCGCCGGCCGTGCAGCGCGAGCGCCAGTCTCTCCTCGAGGGGGCGCTCGCTCGAGTCCCGGATGCCGAGACCGTAGGCGATCGTCGGCAGCACCAGGTCGGGCTCGAGGACGTTCTCGAGGGCGATGAAGGCGGTGCCGTCGGGGAACCGCGACCCGGCGGCCGCCGCCGTCTCGATCGCCAGGCGGCTCTTGCCGATCCCTCCGGGGCCGAGGAGCGTGACCACCCGGTCGCGTCCGCTGCTGACGAGCTCCACCACCTCTGCCACCTCGCGGTCACGGCCGATGATCCGTGAGTAGGCCGCGGGAACGCGGGCAGCGTGGGCGGGCTCAGTCTGCGGAGCCGCAGGCGGCGTCGCGCTCGCGGCATCGAACCGCTCGGCGAGCAGCGTCGCGAGATCGCCGACGAGCTGCTCCTCGAGCTGTCCGGACGTCTCGAACGGCAGGTATGCCGCGGTGTCGTCGGAGCGGATGCGCGCGATCAGCTCGGTGAGGCGCTCATCACGACGCTCGGTGCTCTTGATGTAGATGAGCTTGGGCATCGTCGCCGGCGCCAGGTTGTACTCGTCCTCGAGCCCCGAGACCTCTTCGTCGGGAGCGACCCATCCGTAGCTCTCGGCGTAGATGCCCACGAAGACGTCGGACTGCGCGAGGTAGGAGCGATAGAGCGCGCGGGGAGGGTGGGGGCGGGCGCCCAGCTCGAACATCACGGGGGCGAGGTGGATGCGCTCGATCGCAGCGCGGGCTGCCCGCCGCTCGTCGGCGAGCTCGCGCAGGGTCGAACTCACGAAGACGCGCAACCGCTGATCCGGGGTGCGGATCCCTGGCCCCGGCAGCGCGCTCATCCGGCCCTCACCACTCGGTCAGGGACTGCTGCACGGCGGCGGCTTCGGCTTCCGGAAGCGCGAGCGCCACCGCTTCGGCGACCGTCAGCTCGGCACCGCGGCGTTCGCCGGCGGCGACGGAATCCGGAGCGACGGCACGGATCGCGTCGAGCTGCGGCGTGTGGACGCGGAAGGCCTCCGCGTCGAACACGCCGATGCGATGACGGATGGCGGCGGCCACCGCCGACAGTGTGCCGGCGCGTGCGCCCTCGCCGCGTGCGGCTGCGACGGCGCAGAGTCCCTCGAGTCCGTACGCGATGCCCTCCTCGTGGTGCAGCCGGATCGAGACGAGGAGCGTCCGGATGCAGCCGTCCTCGGCGGCATCCACCTCACCGCGAAGCAGCAGCAGCCGGGCTTGATGGTTGCCGGCGACCGACAGGGTGAACAGGTCGCCGCTCGCCTCTGCGATCTCGGTCGCGCGGTTGAAGCGGGCCAGCGCCTCGTCGGGCTGGCCGACCAGCCACGCGAGGCGCCCACGAGAGACCTCGGTGATGCCCTCCGCCCACGTGTTGCCGAGCGCGTGCAGTCGTTGCACGGCCTCGGTGAGCTCGAGGTCCGCCGTCTTCACATCGGGCATCGGCAGGGTCAGGCGTGCCGTCGCCCGCGCCGCCAGGGCCATCGTCGAGGCATCCTCGTCGCCGCTCTCGGCGAACAGTCGGACGCACTCGCCGATCCCGGCGACCACCCCGTCCGACGGGCGCTGCCACATCTCGCCCCACAGCGCGAAGAACCAGGCGACCGCCCTGGTGTGCTGCGTGATCGGGCGCTCCTTGCCGAGCAGCTCGAGCATCCACACCCGCACCTCGGCGAAGAACCCGGCGATCCACCAGTAGATCAGCAGGCTCCAGGCGAAGTCGCCCGCGTCATCGAGCCGGTCGGTGTAAACGAGGTGCCGCACCGCGGCCCGCAGGTTCGGCAGCTCGAGACCCAGCTGGGCGACGGCATCCGCCTGGCCGGCCCCTCTCAACCCGGGCGCGACGCGCGCCACGAAGCCGCGATAGTAGTCCGCATGCGCGGCGCGGACGACGTCGGCGTCGCCGCGGGCCCGAAGCCGTCCGATCGCGTACTCGCGCACGATCGCGAGCAGCGAGAACACCGACCTGCCGTCGATCTCGGCCTGCTTGACCAGCGAGGCATCGACGAGGGCGGCGAGGCTCTCGAGCCCTGTGCCGTCCCACGATCTGCCGACCCCGACGGCTTCGACCGCCTCGAGGGTGAAGCGGGTCGCGAAGACGCCCAGGTCGTCGAGCAGATCGCGATGGATGTCGGGGAGCAGGCTCACGCTCCAGTCGATCGCCGCCCGGATCGTCCGATGCCGCTCGGGCAGGTCGCGCGCGGCCGCCGTCAGCAGCGGCAGGGTCTGCTCGAGACGGTCGGCGATTCCGCGCGGGTTCAGCAGGCGCACTTTGGCCGCGGCGAGCTCGATCGCGAGCGGCAGTCCCTCGAGCCGCCGGCAGATGTCCGCGATGTCGGCGGCGTTCTCTTCGTTGATGGTGAAGCCGGGCTTCACCGCGCTGGCGCGATCGACGAACAGCATGCACGCCGACGACCGCAGGGTGCGGTCCAGACTCGGTGACGCGGTGGCATCGGGGGTCGGCAGACTCACGACGTCGTAGACCTGCTCGCCGCGGATCCGCAGCACGACCCGGCTCGTGACGAGGAACTTTGCGAGCGGCGCCGCGGTGGACAGGCGCACCAGGACGGGCGCCGATTCGACGATCTGCTCGAAGTTGTCGAGCACGACGAGCACGCGGCGCCCCGCGAGGGCATGCGCGATGCGCCCTTCGAGAGCGGCTTCTCCGTTGTCGCGGATGCCGAGCGTGTACGCGATCGTCGGCACGAGAAGGCCCGGCTCGAGCACGCCCTCCAGAAGCACGAAATACATCCCGTCGGGGAACAGATCCTTCGTGGCGCGGGTCGTCTCTATCGCGAGACGGCTTTTTCCCACCCCGCCGGGGCCGATGAGGCTCACGATCCGGGTCTGGTCGCGCTCGAGGATGGATCGGACGCGCGCGACATCGTCCTCGCGTCCGATCGTCGCGGTATACGGCACCGGGATGCGCTGCGGGGGCGATGCCGCGGACGCGGGCGACTCAGCGGAGTCCGTCCTTCGCGTCTCGTCGAAGCGCTCGGCGAGGAGCGTCGCGAGATCTCCGGCGACCTGCTCTTCGAGGCCCGCCGCCGTCTCGAACGGCAGGTAGGCGGCGGTGTCATCGGAGCGGATGCGCTCGATCAGGTCGAGCAGCCGCTCATCGCGGTGCTCGCTCGCCTTGATGTAGATGAGCTTCGGCATCGAGGCCGGCGCCAGGTTGTACTCGTCCTCGAGACCGGAGACCTCCTCGCCGGGAGCGACCCAGCCGTAGCTCTCGGCGTAGATGCCGACGAACACGTCGGACTGCGCGAGGTATGCCCGGTAGAGTGCGCGGGGCGGGTGGGGGCGGGCGCCGAGTTCGAACATGACCGGTGCGAGGCGGAGTCGCTCGATGGCCGTGCGCACCGCGCGCCGTTCGTCGGCGAGCTCGCGCAGCGTCGAGCTCACGAACACCCGGAGTCGCTGGTCCGGCGTCCGGATCACCGTTGCTTCCCTGCCCGTCATGCCTGGCCCCACGGCGATAGCGTCCTCCCTCTGAGCCCCCGGCGCCACCGGTCCAACTGCCCTCACGTCTCGTCCGGCTGCCCCGGTGGGTGCGCTTGATCGTCCTCGGGCAGCGCGATGGCGACCGCCTCTGCGATGTCGAGGTCGGCGCCCGCCCTCTCGCCGGCAGCGAGGCCCTCCGGATCGCGCTCTCGAAGAGCGGCGAGCGGCATCGGGTGCACCATGAACGCCTCGACGTCGAACACCCCGATCCGCTGGCGGATCGCCCCAGCCGCCACCGAGAGCGCACCGGCACGCCAGGACTCGCCGCGGATGGCGGCGACGGCGCACATGCCCTCGAGTCCGTACGCGATCCCCTCCTCGTAATGCAGCCGCGTCGAGAGGCGCAGCAGTTCGGCGAACTCGTCTTCGGCGTCGGCGACCTCGCCGCGGAGGAAGTTCAGCCGTGACCGCAGGACGCCGGCGACAACGACCGTGAAGAGGTCTTCGCCGGCCTGGGCGATCTCGGTGGCGCGATCGAAATGCGCGAGCGCCTCGTCTATCCGGGCCGTCGCCCAGGCGAGGCGGCCGAGGGATACCTCGGCGATGGCCTCGCCCCACGTGTTGCCGTGATCGTGCAGAGTCGCCACCGCGCCGTTCAGCTCCGCCACCGCGGCCGCGATGTCGGGATCGGGGAACTGCATGCGGGCGGTCGCGCGTCCCGCCGACGCCATCGCCGCGGCCTCGGCATCCCCGCTCTCGGTGAACAGCCGCACGCACTCTCCCAGACCCTCCACCATGTGAGGCGACGGATGCTGCCACAGCTCGCCCCAGAGCACGAAGAACGTTGCGGCGGCCCGGGTGCGCGCGGTGATGGGCTGCTCCTTGCCGAGCAGCTCCAGCATCCACAGCCGCACTTCGGCGAACGAACCAGAGAGCCACCAGTAGATGAGCAGGCTCCATGCGGCGTCGGCGGCATCGTCGAGCCGGTCGGTGTAGATGAGGTGCCGCACTGCGGCACGGATGTTCGGAAGCTCGAGTTCGAGCGCCATCACGGCATCGGTCTGTCCGCGCCCGCGCAGCTGGGGAGCGAGGCCCTTCACGAACTCTGCGAAGTAGTCCGCGTGCGCCGTGCGCATGCGATCGGCGTCGCCCCGGGCTTTGAGCCGCTCGATCACGTACTCCCGCACCACCGCGAGCAGTGAGAACGATACGTTGCCCGCGACCTCGGATTGCCTGACGAGTGAGCCGTCGACGAGCGAGCTGAGCGCCTCGAGCGCCTGCCCGTCCCACGATCGCCCCACGCCGATGGCCTCCACCGCCTCGAGGCTGAAGCGAGTGGCGAAGACCCCCAGACCCTCGAGCAGGTCGCGCTCGATGTCGGGGAGCAGACTCACGCTCCAGTCGATCGTCGCGCGCATCGTGCGATGCCGCTCGGGCACGTCGCGGGCGGTGGCAGTGAGCATCGGCAGGCTCTTCTCCAGCCGCTCGGCGATGCCGGCGGGGGTCAGCAGCCGGATC from Microbacterium pumilum carries:
- a CDS encoding DUF4062 domain-containing protein produces the protein MSGVQHPVIRTPDQRIRVFVSSTLRELADERRAARAAIERMRLAPVMFELGARPHPPRELYRSYLDQSDVFVGIYWESYGWVAPDEDVSGLEDEYNLAPPSMPKLIYIKASDHRDERLKVLLDRIRDDDMAAYFTFQTAEELHDRLGDDLATMFAERFDQSRVRLDAEPDEPTATPASRLPEPGTTTIGRERDIAAVRSLLERGVDRVVTLVGPGGIGKSRLAIEAGRASADLFPDGAYFVALEAVLDPDLLLPTIAAALGIRESGESALLERLSGALGDRRVLIVLDNFEQIVDAAPALVRVFSVAPNARFLVTSRIVLRIRGERVYEVEPLTTPPGDLPASLNRATRSSAVALFVSRARAVKQGFDVTPANAADVADICRRLEGLPLAIELAAARIRLLTPAGIAERLEKSLPMLTATARDVPERHRTMRATIDWSVSLLPDIERDLLEGLGVFATRFSLEAVEAIGVGRSWDGQALEALSSLVDGSLVRQSEVAGNVSFSLLAVVREYVIERLKARGDADRMRTAHADYFAEFVKGLAPQLRGRGQTDAVMALELELPNIRAAVRHLIYTDRLDDAADAAWSLLIYWWLSGSFAEVRLWMLELLGKEQPITARTRAAATFFVLWGELWQHPSPHMVEGLGECVRLFTESGDAEAAAMASAGRATARMQFPDPDIAAAVAELNGAVATLHDHGNTWGEAIAEVSLGRLAWATARIDEALAHFDRATEIAQAGEDLFTVVVAGVLRSRLNFLRGEVADAEDEFAELLRLSTRLHYEEGIAYGLEGMCAVAAIRGESWRAGALSVAAGAIRQRIGVFDVEAFMVHPMPLAALRERDPEGLAAGERAGADLDIAEAVAIALPEDDQAHPPGQPDET